A region from the Corynebacterium halotolerans YIM 70093 = DSM 44683 genome encodes:
- a CDS encoding carboxymuconolactone decarboxylase family protein, whose protein sequence is MTTIDLLRTHKRFYAALGALELAGRGLDHRTRLMVQLHASFLNDCRYCIDLHTREALRKGPGQEFIGAVRTGRDHPTWDERDRLILDFTTMGTRLTDSLDEELHGRVLTEFGPKTTGDLIAAIATINTWNRIGKLSRR, encoded by the coding sequence ATGACCACCATCGACCTGCTCAGAACCCACAAGCGCTTCTACGCCGCCCTCGGCGCCCTCGAACTCGCCGGCCGGGGCCTCGACCACCGCACCCGGCTGATGGTCCAGCTGCACGCGTCCTTCCTCAACGACTGCCGCTACTGCATCGACCTCCACACGAGGGAGGCGCTGAGGAAGGGGCCGGGCCAGGAGTTCATCGGCGCCGTCCGCACCGGCCGTGACCACCCCACCTGGGATGAGCGCGACCGCCTCATCCTGGACTTCACCACCATGGGCACGCGTCTGACGGACAGCCTCGACGAGGAACTGCATGGGCGCGTCCTCACGGAATTCGGGCCGAAGACCACCGGTGACCTCATCGCGGCGATCGCTACGATCAACACATGGAACCGGATCGGAAAACTGAGCCGGAGGTGA
- a CDS encoding sigma factor-like helix-turn-helix DNA-binding protein, producing the protein MEPDRKTEPEVTPEMTGQAWLRLRQTTGITDPAAWLTTVTSRLTLDAATTAERRRVDYVGPWLPDVVVLPGTERTDSTGDAVVGAGLVDLALVRLLHTLAPVDRAIVVLHDVAGVPHDEIARITDTTPAAARKRHSRARRALREAPATAHDAGLAGRLATALRAGDLSALIAALSEDVVLWTDSGGATRAARRPVSGADKVARFLAGIIDRFGMPALSVETGYGAVVIRAVSPDMVRLVVLESSGGRVTGIQIQQNPAKQHEIRDHRN; encoded by the coding sequence ATGGAACCGGATCGGAAAACTGAGCCGGAGGTGACCCCGGAGATGACCGGACAGGCGTGGCTGCGTCTGCGCCAGACCACCGGAATCACCGACCCCGCCGCCTGGCTGACCACCGTGACCTCCCGGCTGACCCTGGACGCCGCCACCACCGCCGAACGCCGCCGGGTCGACTACGTCGGCCCCTGGCTGCCCGACGTCGTGGTGCTCCCCGGCACCGAGCGCACCGACAGCACCGGGGACGCCGTCGTGGGGGCCGGGCTCGTCGACCTCGCCCTGGTGCGCCTGCTCCACACGCTCGCCCCGGTCGACCGCGCCATCGTCGTGCTCCACGACGTCGCGGGCGTGCCCCACGACGAGATCGCACGCATCACCGACACGACCCCGGCGGCGGCCCGCAAACGCCACTCCCGGGCCCGCCGGGCACTGCGTGAGGCGCCCGCCACCGCCCACGACGCCGGGTTGGCCGGGCGACTCGCCACCGCCCTGCGGGCCGGGGACCTGTCGGCGCTCATCGCCGCCCTCTCCGAGGACGTCGTGCTGTGGACCGACTCCGGTGGCGCCACCCGGGCCGCCCGGCGCCCGGTCAGCGGGGCGGACAAGGTCGCCCGTTTCCTCGCCGGCATCATCGACCGCTTCGGCATGCCCGCACTCAGCGTCGAGACCGGCTACGGGGCGGTGGTGATCCGCGCGGTCTCGCCCGACATGGTCCGCCTGGTCGTCCTCGAGTCCTCCGGCGGCCGGGTCACCGGCATCCAGATCCAGCAGAACCCCGCCAAGCAGCACGAGATTCGGGATCACCGGAACTAA
- the mnmA gene encoding tRNA 2-thiouridine(34) synthase MnmA: MRVLAAMSGGVDSAVAAARAVEAGHDVVGVHLALSRDPQSVRESSRGCCSLEDSADARRVCDRLGIPFYVWDFSDRFKADVIDDFIDSYAHGETPNPCLRCNEKIKFAALLERGIALGFDAVVTGHYARLTQPADGGDGYLRRAVDPDKDQSYVLGVLGAHEIAHCMFPVGDTVKPEIRAEAGNHGFSVAKKPDSYDICFIPDGNTQAFLGNHIGLRPGMIVDQEGTELRSHNGVHEFTIGQRKGLDIKAPAADGRPRYVTDINAATGTVTVGPREKLAVAEIHADRLKFLHPAMDGEFDAEVQVRAHGSVVACRARVDREADSLVLELAEPLSGVARGQAAVLYLPDEGGDIVLGSGTICRTVAA; the protein is encoded by the coding sequence ATGCGGGTACTGGCAGCAATGAGCGGAGGCGTCGATTCGGCGGTGGCGGCGGCCCGCGCCGTCGAGGCCGGGCACGACGTCGTCGGCGTGCACCTGGCCCTGTCGCGCGATCCGCAGTCGGTGCGCGAATCCTCCCGGGGCTGCTGCTCCCTGGAGGACTCGGCGGATGCGCGCCGGGTCTGCGACAGGCTCGGCATCCCCTTCTACGTCTGGGACTTCTCCGACCGCTTCAAGGCCGACGTGATCGACGACTTCATCGACTCCTACGCTCACGGCGAGACGCCGAACCCGTGCCTGCGCTGCAACGAGAAAATCAAGTTCGCGGCCTTGCTCGAGCGCGGCATCGCCCTGGGCTTCGACGCCGTGGTCACCGGCCACTACGCCCGACTGACCCAGCCGGCCGACGGCGGCGACGGCTACCTGCGCCGCGCCGTCGACCCGGACAAGGACCAGTCCTATGTGCTCGGCGTGCTCGGTGCACACGAGATCGCCCACTGCATGTTCCCGGTCGGCGACACCGTCAAGCCGGAGATCCGCGCGGAGGCGGGCAACCACGGTTTCTCGGTGGCCAAGAAGCCCGACTCCTACGACATCTGCTTCATCCCGGACGGCAACACCCAGGCCTTCCTGGGCAACCACATCGGGCTGCGCCCCGGCATGATCGTCGACCAGGAGGGCACCGAGCTGCGCAGTCACAACGGCGTCCACGAATTCACCATTGGTCAACGTAAGGGGCTTGACATCAAGGCTCCGGCCGCCGATGGCCGTCCGCGTTACGTCACCGACATCAACGCCGCCACCGGCACCGTCACCGTCGGCCCGCGCGAGAAGCTCGCCGTGGCCGAGATTCACGCCGACCGTCTGAAGTTCCTGCACCCGGCGATGGACGGCGAGTTCGACGCCGAGGTCCAGGTCCGCGCCCACGGCTCCGTCGTCGCCTGCCGCGCGCGGGTCGACCGGGAGGCCGATTCCCTGGTCCTCGAGCTGGCGGAGCCGCTGTCCGGGGTGGCCCGCGGCCAGGCCGCCGTGCTCTACCTGCCCGACGAGGGCGGCGACATCGTCCTCGGCTCGGGCACGATCTGCCGGACGGTGGCCGCGTGA
- a CDS encoding zinc-binding dehydrogenase, with product MSTMTAAVLTEHGGPDTLRIRDDWRRPEPGAGEVLVQTRAAALNNTDIWTREGAYGLPGEPDARAGWRGPLSFPLIQGGDIAGVITEAGAGVDADRVGQRVLVDPAIYLDDSPTAPPVGLLGSEADGGFAEFVTVTGAQAHDVTDSPLTDEQLAALPVSYGTAMGMLERAGIAEGENVVVTGASGGVGLALVQLAAARGANVTAVTSGSKATQVLAAGARHTVDRGSGALAEQIENHTRGKVDAVADIAGGALVSELLPLVRDNGRWVIAGAVAGPVVEFDLRRLYLHNISLIGSSMHTRGHFAALLGTARSGAVQPVIAARFPLDEIAEAQEYFSRGDYVGKIVINLN from the coding sequence CGGTACTGACGGAGCACGGTGGACCTGACACTCTGCGGATCCGGGACGACTGGCGTCGACCGGAACCGGGGGCAGGTGAGGTGCTGGTGCAGACACGTGCGGCAGCGCTGAACAACACGGACATCTGGACCCGGGAAGGCGCCTACGGCCTGCCGGGCGAACCGGACGCGCGGGCGGGCTGGCGCGGCCCTCTTTCTTTCCCGCTGATCCAGGGCGGGGACATCGCCGGTGTGATCACGGAGGCCGGGGCCGGTGTCGACGCCGACCGCGTGGGCCAGCGGGTCCTAGTCGATCCGGCCATCTACCTGGACGACTCCCCGACCGCGCCACCGGTCGGACTGCTCGGGAGCGAGGCGGACGGCGGCTTCGCGGAATTCGTCACCGTCACCGGGGCCCAGGCCCATGACGTGACGGATTCCCCTCTGACGGATGAGCAGCTGGCGGCGCTGCCCGTGTCCTACGGGACCGCCATGGGCATGCTCGAACGGGCGGGCATCGCGGAAGGGGAAAATGTGGTGGTCACCGGGGCCTCCGGCGGCGTCGGACTCGCACTGGTCCAACTCGCCGCTGCGCGGGGCGCGAATGTCACCGCCGTCACCAGCGGCAGCAAGGCCACCCAGGTGCTCGCCGCAGGGGCGCGACACACCGTCGACCGCGGATCCGGGGCCCTCGCGGAACAGATCGAAAACCACACCCGGGGGAAGGTCGACGCCGTCGCCGACATCGCCGGCGGGGCGCTGGTCTCCGAACTGCTGCCGCTCGTCCGCGACAACGGGCGATGGGTCATCGCGGGGGCCGTCGCCGGGCCGGTGGTGGAATTCGACCTGCGCCGACTCTATCTCCACAACATCAGCCTCATCGGTTCGTCCATGCACACCCGCGGGCACTTCGCCGCGCTCCTCGGCACCGCCCGCAGTGGCGCAGTGCAACCGGTGATCGCCGCCCGCTTCCCCCTGGACGAGATCGCGGAGGCCCAGGAGTACTTCTCCCGCGGGGACTACGTCGGAAAGATCGTGATCAACCTCAACTGA